The following coding sequences are from one Sciurus carolinensis chromosome 11, mSciCar1.2, whole genome shotgun sequence window:
- the Rps25 gene encoding 40S ribosomal protein S25: MPPKDDKKKKDAGKSAKKDKDPVNKSGGKAKKKKWSKGKVRDKLNNLVLFDKATYDKLCKEVPNYKLITPAVVSERLKIRGSLARAALQELLSKGLIKLVSKHRAQVIYTRNTKGGDAPAAGEDA; the protein is encoded by the exons ATG CCGCCCAAGGAtgacaagaagaagaaagatgcCGGAAAGTCAGCCAAGAAAGACAAGGACCCAGTGAACAAATCTGGGGGCAAAGCCAAAAAGAAG AAGTGGTCCAAAGGAAAAGTTCGGGACAAGCTCAACAATCTAGTCTTGTTTGACAAAGCTACTTATGACAAACTCTGTAAGGAAGTTCCCAACTATAAGCTTATAACCCCAGCTGTCGTCTCAGAGAGACTGAAGATTCGAGGTTCCCTGGCCAGGGCAGCCCTTCAGGAGCTCCTCAGTAAAG GACTTATCAAACTGGTTTCAAAGCACAGAGCTCAAGTAATTTACACCAGAAATACCAAGGGTGGAGATGCCCCAGCTGCTGGTGAAGATGCATGA
- the Trappc4 gene encoding trafficking protein particle complex subunit 4 isoform X2 — protein MAIFSVLNSAVGHAVLAINGVDVNGKYMADGKEVLEYLGNPANYPVSIRFGRPRLTSNEKLMLASMFHSLFAIGSQLSPEQGSSGIEMLETDTFKLHCFQTLTGIKFVVLADPRQAGIDSLLRKIYEIYSDFALKNPFYSLEMPIRCELFDQNLKLALEVAEKAGTFGPGS, from the exons ATGGCGATTTTTAGCGT TCTCAACTCTGCAGTGGGCCACGCAGTGTTGGCCATCAATGGTGTGGACGTGAACGGCAAGTACATGGCCGACGGGAAAGAGGTGCTGGAGTATCTGGGTAACCCTGCTAATTACCCGGTGTCCATTCGATTTGGTCGACCCCGCCTCACCTCCAATGAGAAGCTCATGCTGGCCTCCATGTTCCACTC GCTTTTTGCCATTGGCTCCCAGCTGTCTCCTGAACAGGGAAGCTCAGGCATTGAGATGCTGGAGACAGACACATTCAAACTGCACTGCTTCCAGACACTGACAG GGATCAAGTTTGTGGTGCTGGCAGATCCTAGGCAAGCTGGAATAGATTCTCTTCTTcgaaaaatttatgaaatttattcaGACTTTGCCCTCAAGAATCCATTCTACTCCCTGGAAATGCCCATCAG GTGTGAGCTGTTTGACCAGAACCTGAAGCTCGCTTTGGAAGTGGCAGAGAAAGCTGGGACTTTTGGACCTGGGTCATAG
- the Trappc4 gene encoding trafficking protein particle complex subunit 4 isoform X1, with protein MAIFSVYVVNKAGGLIYQLDSYAPRAEAEKTFSYPLDLLLKLHDERVLVAFGQRDGIRVGHAVLAINGVDVNGKYMADGKEVLEYLGNPANYPVSIRFGRPRLTSNEKLMLASMFHSLFAIGSQLSPEQGSSGIEMLETDTFKLHCFQTLTGIKFVVLADPRQAGIDSLLRKIYEIYSDFALKNPFYSLEMPIRCELFDQNLKLALEVAEKAGTFGPGS; from the exons ATGGCGATTTTTAGCGTGTATGTGGTGAACAAAGCTGGCGGCTTAATTTACCAGTTGGACAGCTACGCGCCACGGGCTGAGGCTGAGAAAACGTTCAGTTACCCTCTGGATCTGCTACTCAAGCTACATGACGAGCGTGTCCTGGTTGCCTTCGGACAGCGCGATGGCATCCGGG TGGGCCACGCAGTGTTGGCCATCAATGGTGTGGACGTGAACGGCAAGTACATGGCCGACGGGAAAGAGGTGCTGGAGTATCTGGGTAACCCTGCTAATTACCCGGTGTCCATTCGATTTGGTCGACCCCGCCTCACCTCCAATGAGAAGCTCATGCTGGCCTCCATGTTCCACTC GCTTTTTGCCATTGGCTCCCAGCTGTCTCCTGAACAGGGAAGCTCAGGCATTGAGATGCTGGAGACAGACACATTCAAACTGCACTGCTTCCAGACACTGACAG GGATCAAGTTTGTGGTGCTGGCAGATCCTAGGCAAGCTGGAATAGATTCTCTTCTTcgaaaaatttatgaaatttattcaGACTTTGCCCTCAAGAATCCATTCTACTCCCTGGAAATGCCCATCAG GTGTGAGCTGTTTGACCAGAACCTGAAGCTCGCTTTGGAAGTGGCAGAGAAAGCTGGGACTTTTGGACCTGGGTCATAG
- the Slc37a4 gene encoding glucose-6-phosphate exchanger SLC37A4 isoform X1, producing the protein MAAQSYGYYRAVIFSAMFGGYSLYYFNRKTFSFVMPSLVEEIPLDKDDLGLITSSQSAAYAISKFVSGVLSDQMSARWLFSSGLLLVGLVNVVFSWSSTVPVFAALWFLNGLAQGLGWPPCGKILRKWFEPSQFGTWWAILSTSMNLAGGLGPILATILAQSYSWRSTLALSGVLCVVVSFLCLLLIHNEPADVGLRNLDPTPSKGKKGSSKEESTLQELLLSPYLWVLSTGYLVVFGVKTCCTDWGQFFLIQEKGQSALVGSSYVSALEVGGLVGSIAAGYLSDRAMAKAGLSVYGNPRHGLLLFMMAGMTVSMYLFRVTVTSDSPKDVAFWTPALHPLAELTGFTEHEIWILVLGAVFGFSSYGPIALFGVIANESAPPNLCGTSHAIVGLMANVGGFLAGLPFSTIAKHYSWSTAFWVAEMICTASTAAFFLLRNIRTKMGRVSKKAE; encoded by the exons ATGGCAGCCCAAAGCTATGGCTATTACCGCGCTGTGATCTTCTCAGCCATGTTTGGGGGCTACAGCCTGTACTACTTCAACCGCAAGACCTTCTCCTTTGTCATGCCATCATTGGTGGAGGAGATCCCTTTGGACAAGGATGATTTGG GGCTCATCACCAGCAGCCAGTCAGCAGCCTATGCCATCAGCAAGTTTGTGAGTGGGGTGCTGTCCGACCAGATGAGTGCTCGCTGGCTCTTCTCCTCGGGGCTGCTCCTGGTTGGCCTGGTCAACGTAGTCTTTTCCTGGAGCTCCACAGTACCTGTCTTTGCTGCGCTCTGGTTCCTTAATGGCCTGGCACAGGGGCTGGGTTGGCCCCCTTGTGGGAAGATCCTGCGGAAG TGGTTTGAGCCATCTCAGTTTGGCACTTGGTGGGCCATTCTGTCAACCAGCATGAACCTGGCTGGAGGGCTGGGCCCTATCCTGGCAACCATCCTCGCCCAGAGCTACAGCTGGCGCAGCACGCTGGCCCTGTCTGGGGTACTGTGTGTGGTtgtctccttcctctgtctcctgcTCATCCACAATGAACCTGCTGATGTTGGCCTTCGTAACCTGGACCCTACCCCCTCCAAGGGCAAGAAGG GCTCCTCGAAGGAAGAGAGTACCCTACAGGAGCTGCTGCTGTCCCCCTATCTGTGGGTGCTCTCCACTGGCTACCTTGTGGTGTTTGGAGTAAAGACCTGCTGTACAGACTGGGGCCAGTTCTTCCTTATtcaggagaaaggacagtctgCCCTTGTGG GTAGCTCCTATGTGAGTGCCCTGGAGGTTGGGGGCCTTGTAGGCAGCATTGCAGCTGGCTACCTGTCAGACCGGGCAATGGCAAAG GCGGGGCTGTCTGTCTATGGGAACCCTCGCCATGGCCTATTGCTGTTCATGATGGCTGGCATGACAGTGTCAATGTACCTCTTCCGGGTAACAGTGACCAGTGACTCCCCCAAG GATGTTGCTTTCTGGACTCCAGCTCTCCACCCTCTTGCTGAGCTCACAGGCTTTACGGAGCACGAG ATCTGGATCCTGGTGCTGGGAGCTGTTTTTGGTTTCTCCTCTTATGGTCCCATTGCCTTGTTTGGAGTCATAGCCAATGAGAGTGCCCCTCCCAATTTGTGTGGCACCTCTCATGCTATTGTGGGACTCATGGCCAATG TGGGCGGATTTCTGGCTGGGCTACCCTTCAGCACCATTGCTAAGCACTACAGTTGGAGCACAGCATTCTGGGTAGCTGAAATGATATGTACGGCCAGCACAGCTGCATTCTTCCTGCTCCGAAACATCCGCACCAAGATGGGCCGAGTGTCCAAGAAGGCGGAGTGA
- the Slc37a4 gene encoding glucose-6-phosphate exchanger SLC37A4 isoform X2 codes for MAAQSYGYYRAVIFSAMFGGYSLYYFNRKTFSFVMPSLVEEIPLDKDDLGLITSSQSAAYAISKFVSGVLSDQMSARWLFSSGLLLVGLVNVVFSWSSTVPVFAALWFLNGLAQGLGWPPCGKILRKWFEPSQFGTWWAILSTSMNLAGGLGPILATILAQSYSWRSTLALSGVLCVVVSFLCLLLIHNEPADVGLRNLDPTPSKGKKGSSKEESTLQELLLSPYLWVLSTGYLVVFGVKTCCTDWGQFFLIQEKGQSALVGSSYVSALEVGGLVGSIAAGYLSDRAMAKAGLSVYGNPRHGLLLFMMAGMTVSMYLFRVTVTSDSPKIWILVLGAVFGFSSYGPIALFGVIANESAPPNLCGTSHAIVGLMANVGGFLAGLPFSTIAKHYSWSTAFWVAEMICTASTAAFFLLRNIRTKMGRVSKKAE; via the exons ATGGCAGCCCAAAGCTATGGCTATTACCGCGCTGTGATCTTCTCAGCCATGTTTGGGGGCTACAGCCTGTACTACTTCAACCGCAAGACCTTCTCCTTTGTCATGCCATCATTGGTGGAGGAGATCCCTTTGGACAAGGATGATTTGG GGCTCATCACCAGCAGCCAGTCAGCAGCCTATGCCATCAGCAAGTTTGTGAGTGGGGTGCTGTCCGACCAGATGAGTGCTCGCTGGCTCTTCTCCTCGGGGCTGCTCCTGGTTGGCCTGGTCAACGTAGTCTTTTCCTGGAGCTCCACAGTACCTGTCTTTGCTGCGCTCTGGTTCCTTAATGGCCTGGCACAGGGGCTGGGTTGGCCCCCTTGTGGGAAGATCCTGCGGAAG TGGTTTGAGCCATCTCAGTTTGGCACTTGGTGGGCCATTCTGTCAACCAGCATGAACCTGGCTGGAGGGCTGGGCCCTATCCTGGCAACCATCCTCGCCCAGAGCTACAGCTGGCGCAGCACGCTGGCCCTGTCTGGGGTACTGTGTGTGGTtgtctccttcctctgtctcctgcTCATCCACAATGAACCTGCTGATGTTGGCCTTCGTAACCTGGACCCTACCCCCTCCAAGGGCAAGAAGG GCTCCTCGAAGGAAGAGAGTACCCTACAGGAGCTGCTGCTGTCCCCCTATCTGTGGGTGCTCTCCACTGGCTACCTTGTGGTGTTTGGAGTAAAGACCTGCTGTACAGACTGGGGCCAGTTCTTCCTTATtcaggagaaaggacagtctgCCCTTGTGG GTAGCTCCTATGTGAGTGCCCTGGAGGTTGGGGGCCTTGTAGGCAGCATTGCAGCTGGCTACCTGTCAGACCGGGCAATGGCAAAG GCGGGGCTGTCTGTCTATGGGAACCCTCGCCATGGCCTATTGCTGTTCATGATGGCTGGCATGACAGTGTCAATGTACCTCTTCCGGGTAACAGTGACCAGTGACTCCCCCAAG ATCTGGATCCTGGTGCTGGGAGCTGTTTTTGGTTTCTCCTCTTATGGTCCCATTGCCTTGTTTGGAGTCATAGCCAATGAGAGTGCCCCTCCCAATTTGTGTGGCACCTCTCATGCTATTGTGGGACTCATGGCCAATG TGGGCGGATTTCTGGCTGGGCTACCCTTCAGCACCATTGCTAAGCACTACAGTTGGAGCACAGCATTCTGGGTAGCTGAAATGATATGTACGGCCAGCACAGCTGCATTCTTCCTGCTCCGAAACATCCGCACCAAGATGGGCCGAGTGTCCAAGAAGGCGGAGTGA
- the Hyou1 gene encoding hypoxia up-regulated protein 1 isoform X1, translating to MATTVRRQRPRRLACWVLMAVLLADLLALSDTLAVMSVDLGSESMKVAIVKPGVPMEIVLNKESRRKTPVTVTLKENERFFGDSAAAMAIKNPKATLRYFQHLLGKQADNPHVALYRARFPEHELSFDPQRQTVYFQISPQLQFSPEEVLGMVLNYSRSLAEDFAEQPIKDAVITVPAFFNQAERRAVLQAAQMAGLKVLQLINDNTATALSYGVFRRKDINTTAQNIMFYDMGSGSTVCTIVTYQTVKTKEAGMQPQLQIRGVGFDRTLGGLEMELRLREHLAGLFNEQRKGQRATDVRENPRAMAKLLREANRLKTVLSANADHMAQIEGLMDDVDFKAKVTRVEFEELCADLFERVPGPVQQALQSAEMSLDEIEQVILVGGATRVPKVQEVLLKAVGKEELGKNINADEAAAMGAVYQAAALSKAFKVKPFVVRDAVVYPILVEFTREVEDEPGVRSLKHNKRVLFSRMGPYPQRKVITFNRYSHDFNFHINYGDLGFLGPEDLRVFGSQNLTTVKLKGVGESFKKYPDYESKGIKAHFNLDESGVLSLDRVESVFETLVEDSPEEESTLTKLGNTISSLFGGSTTPDTKENATDAVQEEEESPAEGSKDEPGEQAELKEEAEPPVEDTSQTPPPEPKEDTPEGEKPPEKERGDKSEAQKSSEKAEAGPEGGPPAPEEKKQKPARKQRMVEEIGVELVVLDLPDLPEDELARSVQKLEDLTLRDLEKQEREKVANSLEAFIFETQDKLYQPEYQEVSTEEQREEISGKLSAASTWLEDEGFGATTVMLKEKLAELRKLCQGLFFRVEERRKWPERLSALDNLLNHSSMFLKGARLIPEMDQIFTEVEMTTLEKVINETWAWKNATMAEQAKLPATEKPVLLSKDIEAKMMALDREVQYLLNKAKFAKPRPRPRDKNGTRTEPPLNASASDQGEKVIPPAGHTEDAKPISEPEKVETRSEPEDTEPLELGGPGVADSEQKQPAGQKRPWKNDEL from the exons ATGGCAACCACAGTCAGAAGGCAGAGGCCAAGGAGGCTAGCCTGTTGGGTCTTGATGGCGGTCCTCTTGGCAGACCTATTGGCATTGAGTG ACACGCTGGCAGTGATGTCTGTGGACCTGGGCAGCGAGTCCATGAAGGTGGCCATCGTCAAACCTGGAGTGCCCATGGAGATTGTCTTGAACAA GGAATCTCGGAGGAAAACCCCAGTAACTGTgaccctaaaagaaaatgaaagattcttTGGAGACAGTGCAGCAGCCATG GCCATCAAGAACCCAAAGGCTACATTACGATACTTCCAGCACCTTCTAGGGAAACAGGCAGATAATCCCCATGTTGCCCTGTATCGGGCCCGTTTTCCAGAGCATGAGCTAAGCTTTGACCCACAGAGGCAGACTGTGTACTTCCAGATCAGCCC GCAGCTGCAGTTCTCACCTGAGGAGGTTCTGGGCATGGTTCTCAATTACTCCCGTTCCCTGGCTGAAGATTTTGCAG AGCAGCCCATCAAGGATGCCGTCATCACTGTGCCAGCCTTCTTCAACCAGGCTGAGCGTCGAGCTGTGCTGCAAGCTGCCCAAATGGCTGGCCTTAAAGTACTGCAGCTGATTAATGACAACACTGCCACTGCCCTCAGCTATGGTGTCTTCCGTCGGAAGGATATCAACACCACTGCGCAG AATATCATGTTCTATGACATGGGCTCAGGCAGCACGGTGTGCACCATCGTGACCTACCAGACTGTGAAAACCAAGGAAGCTGGGATGCAACCACAGCTACAGATCCGGGGGGTAGG GTTTGACCGTACCCTGGGGGGCCTGGAGATGGAGCTCCGGCTACGTGAGCACCTAGCTGGACTCTTTAATGAACAGCGCAAGGGTCAGAGAGCCACGGATGTGCGGGAGAACCCACGTGCCATGGCCAAGCTGCTGCGGGAGGCCAATCGACTCAAAACTGTCCTGAGTGCCAACGCTGACCACATGGCCCAG ATCGAGGGCCTGATGGACGATGTGGATTTCAAGGCAAAAGTGACCCGAGTGGAATTTGAGGAGCTATGTGCAGACTTGTTTGAGCGGGTGCCTGGACCTGTCCAGCAGGCCCTACAGAGTGCCGAAATGAGCTTG GATGAGATTGAACAGGTGATCCTGGTGGGTGGGGCCACTCGAGTTCCCAAGGTTCAGGAGGTGCTGCTGAAGGCTGTGGGCAA GGAGGAGCTGGGCAAGAACATCAACGCAGATGAAGCTGCTGCCATGGGGGCTGTGTATCAGGCAGCTGCGCTGAGCAAAGCCTTCAAGGTGAAGCCATTTGTTGTCCGTGATGCAGTGGTCTACCCCATCCTG GTGGAGTTCACAAGGGAGGTCGAGGATGAACCCGGGGTTCGCAGCCTGAAGCACAATAAGCGTGTGCTCTTCTCTAGAATGGGGCCTTACCCTCAACGCAAAGTCATCACCTTTAACCGCTACAGCCATGATTTCAACTTCCACATCAACTACGGTGACCTGGGCTTCCTGGGGCCTGAGGATCTTCG GGTATTTGGCTCCCAAAATCTGACCACAGTGAAGCTAAAAGGTGTGGGTGAGAGCTTCAAAAAGTATCCTGACTACGAGTCCAAGGGCATCAAGGCACACTTCAACCTGGATGAGAGTGGTGTGCTCAGTCTAGATAGG GTGGAGTCTGTGTTTGAGACCCTGGTGGAGGACAGCCCAGAGGAGGAATCTACTCTTACCA AACTTGGAAACACCATTTCTAGCCTCTTTGGGGGTAGTACTACACCAGACACCAAAGAGAATGCAACTGATGCTGTCCAG gaagaagaggagagccCTGCCGAGGGGAGCAAGGATGAGCCTGGGGAGCAGGCGGAGCTCAAGGAGGAAGCTGAGCCCCCAGTGGAGGATACCTCTCAGACTCCACCTCCTGAGCCTAAAGAGGACACCCCTGAGGGAGAAAAGCCTCCTGAAAAAGAACGTGGGGACAAGTCTGAAGCCCAG AAGTCCAGTGAGAAGGCGGAAGCAGGACCTGAGGGTGGCCCTCCAGCCCCTGAGGAGAAGAAGCAAAAGCCTGCCCGGAAGCAGAGGATGGTAGAGGAGATCGGGGTGGAGTTGGTAGTTTTGGACCTGCCTGACTTGCCTGAGGATGAGCTGGCTCGTTCAGTGCAGAA ACTTGAGGACTTGACTCTCCGAGACCTAGAGAAGCAGGAAAGGGAGAAAGTGGCCAACAGCTTGGAAGCTTTCATCTTTGAGACCCAG GACAAGCTGTACCAGCCTGAGTACCAGGAAGTGTCCACTGAGGAACAGCGTGAGGAGATCTCTGGGAAACTCAGTGCTGCATCTACCTGGCTGGAGGATGAGGGCTTTGGGGCCACCACTGTG ATGTTGAAGGAGAAGCTGGCCGAACTGAGGAAGTTGTGCCAAGGGCTATTTTTCCGAGTGGAAGAACGTAGGAAGTGGCCTGAACGGCTCTCTGCCCTCGACAATCTCCTCAACCATTCCAGCATGTTTCTCAA GGGCGCCCGACTCATCCCAGAAATGGACCAGATCTTTACTGAAGTGGAGATGACAACTTTAGAGAAAGTCATCAATGAGACCTGG GCCTGGAAGAATGCAACTATGGCCGAGCAAGCCAAGCTTCCTGCCACAGAGAAGCCGGTGTTGCTCTCAAAAGACATCGAGGCTAAGATGATGGCCCTAGACCGTGAGGTGCAATATCTGCTCAATAAGGCCAAGTTTGCTAAGCCCCGGCCCCGGCCCAGGGACAAGAATGGCACCCGAACAGAGCCTCCCCTCAATGCCAGTGCCAGTGACCAGGGGGAGAAAGTAATCCCACCAGCAG GCCACACTGAGGATGCAAAGCCCATTTCAGAACCTGAGAAAGTAGAGACTC GATCTGAACCAGAAGACACTGAGCCTCTGGAGTTAGGAGGTCCTGGAGTAG CAGACTCTGAACAGAAGCAGCCGGCGGGACAGAAGAGGCCTTGGAAGAACGATGAGCTATAA
- the Hyou1 gene encoding hypoxia up-regulated protein 1 isoform X2 has product MATTVRRQRPRRLACWVLMAVLLADLLALSDTLAVMSVDLGSESMKVAIVKPGVPMEIVLNKESRRKTPVTVTLKENERFFGDSAAAMAIKNPKATLRYFQHLLGKQADNPHVALYRARFPEHELSFDPQRQTVYFQISPQLQFSPEEVLGMVLNYSRSLAEDFAEQPIKDAVITVPAFFNQAERRAVLQAAQMAGLKVLQLINDNTATALSYGVFRRKDINTTAQNIMFYDMGSGSTVCTIVTYQTVKTKEAGMQPQLQIRGVGFDRTLGGLEMELRLREHLAGLFNEQRKGQRATDVRENPRAMAKLLREANRLKTVLSANADHMAQIEGLMDDVDFKAKVTRVEFEELCADLFERVPGPVQQALQSAEMSLDEIEQVILVGGATRVPKVQEVLLKAVGKEELGKNINADEAAAMGAVYQAAALSKAFKVKPFVVRDAVVYPILVEFTREVEDEPGVRSLKHNKRVLFSRMGPYPQRKVITFNRYSHDFNFHINYGDLGFLGPEDLRVFGSQNLTTVKLKGVGESFKKYPDYESKGIKAHFNLDESGVLSLDRVESVFETLVEDSPEEESTLTKLGNTISSLFGGSTTPDTKENATDAVQEEEESPAEGSKDEPGEQAELKEEAEPPVEDTSQTPPPEPKEDTPEGEKPPEKERGDKSEAQKSSEKAEAGPEGGPPAPEEKKQKPARKQRMVEEIGVELVVLDLPDLPEDELARSVQKLEDLTLRDLEKQEREKVANSLEAFIFETQDKLYQPEYQEVSTEEQREEISGKLSAASTWLEDEGFGATTVMLKEKLAELRKLCQGLFFRVEERRKWPERLSALDNLLNHSSMFLKGARLIPEMDQIFTEVEMTTLEKVINETWAWKNATMAEQAKLPATEKPVLLSKDIEAKMMALDREVQYLLNKAKFAKPRPRPRDKNGTRTEPPLNASASDQGEKVIPPAGHTEDAKPISEPEKVETRSEPEDTEPLELGGPGVDSEQKQPAGQKRPWKNDEL; this is encoded by the exons ATGGCAACCACAGTCAGAAGGCAGAGGCCAAGGAGGCTAGCCTGTTGGGTCTTGATGGCGGTCCTCTTGGCAGACCTATTGGCATTGAGTG ACACGCTGGCAGTGATGTCTGTGGACCTGGGCAGCGAGTCCATGAAGGTGGCCATCGTCAAACCTGGAGTGCCCATGGAGATTGTCTTGAACAA GGAATCTCGGAGGAAAACCCCAGTAACTGTgaccctaaaagaaaatgaaagattcttTGGAGACAGTGCAGCAGCCATG GCCATCAAGAACCCAAAGGCTACATTACGATACTTCCAGCACCTTCTAGGGAAACAGGCAGATAATCCCCATGTTGCCCTGTATCGGGCCCGTTTTCCAGAGCATGAGCTAAGCTTTGACCCACAGAGGCAGACTGTGTACTTCCAGATCAGCCC GCAGCTGCAGTTCTCACCTGAGGAGGTTCTGGGCATGGTTCTCAATTACTCCCGTTCCCTGGCTGAAGATTTTGCAG AGCAGCCCATCAAGGATGCCGTCATCACTGTGCCAGCCTTCTTCAACCAGGCTGAGCGTCGAGCTGTGCTGCAAGCTGCCCAAATGGCTGGCCTTAAAGTACTGCAGCTGATTAATGACAACACTGCCACTGCCCTCAGCTATGGTGTCTTCCGTCGGAAGGATATCAACACCACTGCGCAG AATATCATGTTCTATGACATGGGCTCAGGCAGCACGGTGTGCACCATCGTGACCTACCAGACTGTGAAAACCAAGGAAGCTGGGATGCAACCACAGCTACAGATCCGGGGGGTAGG GTTTGACCGTACCCTGGGGGGCCTGGAGATGGAGCTCCGGCTACGTGAGCACCTAGCTGGACTCTTTAATGAACAGCGCAAGGGTCAGAGAGCCACGGATGTGCGGGAGAACCCACGTGCCATGGCCAAGCTGCTGCGGGAGGCCAATCGACTCAAAACTGTCCTGAGTGCCAACGCTGACCACATGGCCCAG ATCGAGGGCCTGATGGACGATGTGGATTTCAAGGCAAAAGTGACCCGAGTGGAATTTGAGGAGCTATGTGCAGACTTGTTTGAGCGGGTGCCTGGACCTGTCCAGCAGGCCCTACAGAGTGCCGAAATGAGCTTG GATGAGATTGAACAGGTGATCCTGGTGGGTGGGGCCACTCGAGTTCCCAAGGTTCAGGAGGTGCTGCTGAAGGCTGTGGGCAA GGAGGAGCTGGGCAAGAACATCAACGCAGATGAAGCTGCTGCCATGGGGGCTGTGTATCAGGCAGCTGCGCTGAGCAAAGCCTTCAAGGTGAAGCCATTTGTTGTCCGTGATGCAGTGGTCTACCCCATCCTG GTGGAGTTCACAAGGGAGGTCGAGGATGAACCCGGGGTTCGCAGCCTGAAGCACAATAAGCGTGTGCTCTTCTCTAGAATGGGGCCTTACCCTCAACGCAAAGTCATCACCTTTAACCGCTACAGCCATGATTTCAACTTCCACATCAACTACGGTGACCTGGGCTTCCTGGGGCCTGAGGATCTTCG GGTATTTGGCTCCCAAAATCTGACCACAGTGAAGCTAAAAGGTGTGGGTGAGAGCTTCAAAAAGTATCCTGACTACGAGTCCAAGGGCATCAAGGCACACTTCAACCTGGATGAGAGTGGTGTGCTCAGTCTAGATAGG GTGGAGTCTGTGTTTGAGACCCTGGTGGAGGACAGCCCAGAGGAGGAATCTACTCTTACCA AACTTGGAAACACCATTTCTAGCCTCTTTGGGGGTAGTACTACACCAGACACCAAAGAGAATGCAACTGATGCTGTCCAG gaagaagaggagagccCTGCCGAGGGGAGCAAGGATGAGCCTGGGGAGCAGGCGGAGCTCAAGGAGGAAGCTGAGCCCCCAGTGGAGGATACCTCTCAGACTCCACCTCCTGAGCCTAAAGAGGACACCCCTGAGGGAGAAAAGCCTCCTGAAAAAGAACGTGGGGACAAGTCTGAAGCCCAG AAGTCCAGTGAGAAGGCGGAAGCAGGACCTGAGGGTGGCCCTCCAGCCCCTGAGGAGAAGAAGCAAAAGCCTGCCCGGAAGCAGAGGATGGTAGAGGAGATCGGGGTGGAGTTGGTAGTTTTGGACCTGCCTGACTTGCCTGAGGATGAGCTGGCTCGTTCAGTGCAGAA ACTTGAGGACTTGACTCTCCGAGACCTAGAGAAGCAGGAAAGGGAGAAAGTGGCCAACAGCTTGGAAGCTTTCATCTTTGAGACCCAG GACAAGCTGTACCAGCCTGAGTACCAGGAAGTGTCCACTGAGGAACAGCGTGAGGAGATCTCTGGGAAACTCAGTGCTGCATCTACCTGGCTGGAGGATGAGGGCTTTGGGGCCACCACTGTG ATGTTGAAGGAGAAGCTGGCCGAACTGAGGAAGTTGTGCCAAGGGCTATTTTTCCGAGTGGAAGAACGTAGGAAGTGGCCTGAACGGCTCTCTGCCCTCGACAATCTCCTCAACCATTCCAGCATGTTTCTCAA GGGCGCCCGACTCATCCCAGAAATGGACCAGATCTTTACTGAAGTGGAGATGACAACTTTAGAGAAAGTCATCAATGAGACCTGG GCCTGGAAGAATGCAACTATGGCCGAGCAAGCCAAGCTTCCTGCCACAGAGAAGCCGGTGTTGCTCTCAAAAGACATCGAGGCTAAGATGATGGCCCTAGACCGTGAGGTGCAATATCTGCTCAATAAGGCCAAGTTTGCTAAGCCCCGGCCCCGGCCCAGGGACAAGAATGGCACCCGAACAGAGCCTCCCCTCAATGCCAGTGCCAGTGACCAGGGGGAGAAAGTAATCCCACCAGCAG GCCACACTGAGGATGCAAAGCCCATTTCAGAACCTGAGAAAGTAGAGACTC GATCTGAACCAGAAGACACTGAGCCTCTGGAGTTAGGAGGTCCTGGAGTAG ACTCTGAACAGAAGCAGCCGGCGGGACAGAAGAGGCCTTGGAAGAACGATGAGCTATAA